Proteins from a genomic interval of Danio rerio strain Tuebingen ecotype United States chromosome 4, GRCz12tu, whole genome shotgun sequence:
- the LOC101883798 gene encoding uncharacterized protein, whose protein sequence is MDPFIMQEGSDVSEIEKSVKNKWRWAWLSEIGENGKPFSSWAKKIKQPGTCLCTVCHRKLQYGSNGKKVLARHQSEASHNAAVRALQYTCSLPGATSTTTEIHASMADRVCDVKVRVCSFIAEHDLSFTISQPLVNLMQSVVKDKSALSRLSMSNAHASYLCTHGIAAYWKSELSSKLKTKMFSLNVDEATDGNMDRILNVLVRYYDEDVGKVATQHLASRKLNIADALSITNTLTDILQSYSLNWNQVVGILLDNCSVMRGKKSGVETLVRRENPSLLDVSGDTVHMVSNAAKALLNTFQGFVEQFCSDVYYDIEKSPKQKEIFSEFQSLLHLENKSLIRPISSRFLQMLDVCNRIRDLMDPLTVHFYSVLSSHDQHKHRWLLNQLLDKHAVTSDEKARIICLQQQIAKSARIGSDVNKKRKTRICMLFSEFDKLTTIIDLYRGVLPTFQVFLKKLQHEKPMIHVLHAEMLLLVRELLSKFMKPETIPLSANGLLKLNVHQRDLQYTDKRLSVGRFSFFALNKARVEKKPWVQKLYSSLREGYIKAATFLLKNLPLNNIIITSLSALTPSLILHESVQGAFNTLAKALPNAVKSEELGQLDEEVRAYQINTDLGAQAKCFEENNARIDVDWWSKIFAMKMTGGGTRFPILGKLVKALLSLFTGPLVEGSFNMMDDIIEKDRVRLNIETYEGLAILKSNMKVMGKTASKMQITPALRRFCLSSYETYQNHLKKKKVNLDNQKERKLREAVKVLSEVRVRKVKKGSTSYVCAKAPTSSTLGVKRIAAATASTSSTAGVKGKSAATASTSSTAEVKGKSAATASTSSTAGVKGKSAATASTSSTAGVKGKSAATASTSSTSPGATPAHVASQTLKRVSGVAKLQEYGFTAKKQKK, encoded by the exons ATGGACCCATTTATAATGCAGGAAGGCTCCGATGTTTCGGAGAtcgaaaaaagtgtaaaaaataaatggagATGGGCTTGGCTTAGCGAAATTGGGGAGAATGGCAAGCCTTTTAGTTCGtgggcaaaaaaaattaaacaaccaGGTACGTGTCTTTGCACAGTATGCCACAGGAAACTTCAATATGGCAGTAATGGCAAAAAAGTGCTAGCTCGCCATCAGTCAGAAGCCAGTCACAATGCCGCCGTTCGTGCTCTACAGTACACTTGCTCCCTGCCTGGTGCGACAAGTACCACAACGGAGATTCATGCATCTATGGCCGACCGTGTGTGCGATGTAAAAGTGCGCGTATGTTCTTTCATAGCGGAGCATGACCTGTCGTTCACAATCTCACAACCGCTAGTTAATTTGATGCAGTCAGTTGTCAAAGACAAGAGTGCACTTTCAAGATTGTCAATGTCTAATGCACATGCCTCCTACTTGTGCACACATGGTATTGCTGCTTATTGGAAGTCCGAATTGTCATCTAAGCTGAAAACGAAGATGTTCTCATTAAATGTAGATGAGGCAACAGATGGAAACATGGACAGGATTCTGAATGTTCTTGTTCGGTACTATGATGAAGATGTGGGAAAAGTGGCAACCCAGCATCTAGCCTCGAGGAAACTGAATATCGCAGATGCCTTATCAATCACAAACACATTGACAGATATTCTCCAGTCATATAGCCTGAACTGGAATCAGGTTGTTGGTATACTGTTGGATAACTGCAGTGTGATGAGAGGGAAAAAGTCTGGAGTAGAGACACTAGTCAGAAGAGAAAATCCATCATTGCTGGATGTCAGCGGAGACACTGTCCATATGGTCTCGAATGCAGCCAAGGCCCTTTTAAATACTTTCCAGGGATTTGTGGAACAATTTTGCTCTGATGTATACTATGACATTGAAAAATCACCCAAACAGAAAGAAATTTTTTCTGAGTTCCAGTCCTTACTTCATTTGGAGAATAAGAGCCTAATACGTCCCATCAGCAGCAGGTTCCTGcaaatgttagatgtgtgcaacAGAATACGGGACCTTATGGATCCATTGACCGTGCACTTCTACAGCGTCCTGTCTTCTCATGATCAACACAAACACAG ATGGCTCCTGAACCAGCTTCTTGATAAGCATGCAGTTACATCTGATGAGAAGGCCAGGATAATATGTCTGCAACAGCAAATAGCAAAATCTGCGAGGATAGGAAGTGATGTCAACAAAAAACGAAAGACACGCATCTGTATGCTTTTTTCCGAGTTCGACAAGCTCACAACCATTATTGATTTGTATCGAG GTGTACTTCCAACTTTCCAGGTGTTCCTGAAGAAGTTGCAACATGAAAAGCCCATGATTCATGTGCTGCATGCTGAAATGCTACTGCTGGTTAGGGAACTTCTCTCCAAATTTATGAAGCCTGAAACTATCCCTTTGAGTGCAAATGGCTTGTTGAAGCTTAATGTTCACCAGAGAGACCTGCAGTACACTGACAAAAGGTTGTCTGTGGGAAGATTCAGCTTCTTTGCCTTAAACAAGGCTAGAGTGGAAAAGAAGCCCTGGGTGCAGAAGCTCTACAGTTCTCTCAGAGAAGGCTACATAAAGGCAGCAACATTCCTCCTGAAAAACCTGCCCctcaacaacatcatcatcaccTCTTTATCTGCGTTGACACCATCATTGATTCTCCACGAATCAGTCCAAGGTGCATTCAACACCTTGGCCAAGGCCTTGCCAAATGCTGTGAAGTCAGAAGAGTTGGGTCAACTGGATGAAGAGGTTCGAGCCTACCAGATTAATACAGATCTAGGAGCACAGGCCAAATGCTTTGAGGAGAACAATGCACGAATCGATGTTGACTGGTGGAGTAAGATTTTTGCCATGAAGATGACAGGAGGAGGAACGAGGTTCCCCATCTTAGGGAAGTTGGTAAAGGCTCTTCTGTCATTGTTCACTGGCCCTCTTGTAGAAGGATCATTTAACATGATGGATGATATAATTGAGAAAGACAGGGTTAGGCTGAACATTGAGACTTATGAAGGTTTAGCCATTCTCAAGTCCAACATGAAGGTAATGGGCAAAACTGCATCTAAAATGCAAATTACCCCTGCATTAAGGAGATTTTGCCTGTCTTCTTATGAGACATACCAAAATCATCTGAAGAAAAAGAAGGTGAACCTTGACAATCAAAAGGAAAGGAAACTGAGGGAAGCTGTGAAGGTTCTCTCAGAAGTTAGGGTTAGAAAAGTAAAGAAAGGTTCCACCTCTTATGTTTGTGCTAAAGCCCCCACCTCTTCCACCCTGGGAGTTAAACGAATAGCTGCTGCTACAGCCTCCACCTCCTCCACTGCTGGAGTTAAAGGTAAATCTGCTGCTACAGCCTCCACCTCCTCCACTGCTGAAGTTAAAGGTAAATCTGCTGCTACAGCCTCCACCTCCTCCACTGCTGGAGTTAAAGGTAAATCTGCTGCTACAGCCTCCACCTCCTCCACTGCTGGAGTTAAAGGTAAATCTGCTGCTACAGCCTCCACCTCCTCCACCTCTCCTGGAGCCACTCCTGCACATGTAGCTAGTCAAACACTAAAACGGGTTTCAGGTGTAGCCAAGCTTCAGGAATATGGTTTTACAGCCAAAAAGCAGAAAAAGTGA